The following proteins come from a genomic window of Lachnoclostridium phytofermentans ISDg:
- a CDS encoding PqqD family protein: MWNYKPCKMKYSYLYENESVIIYHGKGAIKLTSAGMYFWEFANGKRTVSELVDMIEEYLGLYDKQTIYKNTIKLMIDLHEKELIILNWDPLLKDRMSQDITDEIGGVVYE; the protein is encoded by the coding sequence ATGTGGAATTATAAACCTTGTAAAATGAAGTATAGTTATTTATATGAGAATGAAAGCGTAATAATTTACCATGGTAAGGGAGCTATAAAACTTACCAGTGCTGGAATGTATTTTTGGGAGTTTGCAAACGGCAAAAGAACGGTGAGTGAATTAGTTGACATGATTGAAGAATATTTGGGTTTATATGATAAACAGACTATTTACAAAAATACTATTAAATTAATGATTGATTTACATGAGAAGGAATTAATCATATTAAATTGGGATCCATTATTAAAGGATAGGATGTCACAGGATATTACAGATGAAATTGGAGGTGTCGTATATGAATGA
- a CDS encoding ABC transporter permease — MNKRISNIIGVKFREALFSTAIKIMLMIILIYSIAISFLPYIKKNFFNDAPVSVGCNVSLDSMEDDNFILVDYSNKCDLKVTFEDNKYFIDINSREGYDKLNYLLQKIHQINYAEFIKENKISGQQYDKLLNNNIIINDVSDEIIQVNSEVMDFLIMVTIPFYLILITLVSRIGAQVAYEKGSKVTEVILTAVSEKQLFFCNVISSMLITVVSLLIVMAPMVAAYVINDPTYTSDFSFFTTSKLIYLLIHLTFVCISLIMLSIAISSIAKQPEDANIFAILSMAPLFISYTYFMFKIDLYKGVFTILNYVPIFSAFPVVSAILNDGISITNLIFVFVSNIIFIILEYLALEKVYCSNISNI; from the coding sequence ATGAATAAAAGAATCAGCAATATCATAGGCGTAAAATTTAGAGAAGCTTTATTTTCTACGGCAATCAAAATCATGCTTATGATTATATTAATATATTCAATAGCTATTAGTTTTTTACCTTATATTAAAAAAAATTTTTTTAATGATGCTCCTGTTTCAGTTGGTTGTAATGTATCTCTAGATAGTATGGAAGATGATAATTTTATCCTTGTTGATTATAGTAATAAATGTGATTTAAAAGTAACTTTTGAAGATAATAAATATTTTATTGATATTAATTCTCGAGAAGGTTACGATAAGCTAAACTACTTGCTTCAAAAAATACATCAAATCAATTATGCAGAATTTATAAAAGAAAATAAAATTAGTGGTCAACAATATGATAAATTACTAAATAACAATATAATTATAAATGACGTATCTGATGAGATTATTCAAGTGAATTCTGAAGTCATGGATTTTCTCATAATGGTAACAATTCCTTTCTATTTGATTTTAATTACATTAGTTTCCAGGATTGGGGCTCAGGTTGCTTATGAAAAGGGAAGTAAGGTGACAGAAGTAATTTTAACTGCAGTATCAGAAAAACAATTATTTTTCTGTAATGTAATTTCTAGTATGTTAATAACAGTTGTATCATTATTGATTGTAATGGCTCCAATGGTTGCTGCCTATGTTATAAACGATCCTACTTATACGAGTGATTTCTCATTTTTTACAACTAGCAAACTTATTTATTTATTAATTCATCTAACATTTGTTTGTATAAGTCTAATAATGCTCTCAATTGCAATAAGTAGTATTGCTAAACAACCAGAGGATGCAAATATCTTTGCTATATTATCTATGGCACCGTTATTTATATCTTATACATATTTTATGTTTAAAATTGATTTGTATAAAGGAGTATTTACAATACTAAATTACGTCCCTATTTTTTCTGCATTTCCGGTTGTTTCAGCTATTCTTAATGACGGAATTAGTATTACCAATCTAATCTTTGTATTTGTATCGAATATAATATTTATCATTTTAGAATATTTGGCATTGGAAAAAGTGTATTGTTCAAATATATCTAATATTTAA
- a CDS encoding ABC transporter ATP-binding protein has protein sequence MIASNKVIQLKSVNKLYKKGNVIALNDVSCEICEGELVGVLGRNGAGKSTMFKIIAGVLSDYSGKCEVFGNQSNRGNANVVSYLPETRGLNGRKDALEHLVDMVSFKGIDRKKSKKNVLFWLEKFNMLDYQNSRIDSLSKGNQQKLQLITSIACNPKILILDEPFSGLDPITVDFFWKILLELKANGTTIIFSTHIFDDKMLECDKFIFIVKGEIKENGTLQQLNEKYPMVLELENDSLAIEMIKNKYGDENVKLANGVLFIYIENESQAREIFDILSDKFSKRFYIRYMSLGEIFRKVNGIKNE, from the coding sequence ATGATAGCATCAAACAAAGTAATTCAACTTAAATCTGTAAATAAACTATACAAGAAAGGTAATGTAATAGCGCTCAATGATGTTTCTTGTGAGATATGTGAAGGTGAGTTAGTTGGAGTGTTGGGTCGGAACGGTGCTGGGAAAAGTACTATGTTTAAAATAATTGCCGGAGTTTTAAGTGACTATAGCGGCAAATGTGAAGTATTTGGAAATCAGAGTAATAGAGGAAACGCTAATGTAGTAAGTTATTTACCTGAAACAAGAGGTTTAAATGGAAGAAAAGATGCTTTAGAACATCTAGTCGACATGGTCAGCTTTAAAGGGATCGATAGAAAAAAATCCAAAAAAAATGTTTTATTTTGGCTTGAGAAATTTAATATGTTAGATTATCAAAATAGTAGAATTGATTCTCTATCAAAAGGAAATCAGCAAAAGCTCCAGTTAATTACTAGCATCGCTTGTAATCCTAAAATACTTATTTTAGATGAGCCTTTTAGTGGTTTGGACCCTATTACTGTTGATTTTTTTTGGAAAATATTATTAGAACTGAAAGCAAATGGGACAACCATTATTTTTTCTACACATATTTTTGATGATAAAATGCTAGAGTGTGATAAGTTCATTTTTATTGTTAAAGGTGAAATAAAAGAAAATGGAACCTTACAACAACTAAATGAAAAATATCCAATGGTATTAGAACTTGAGAATGATAGTTTAGCAATTGAAATGATTAAAAATAAATACGGTGACGAGAATGTAAAATTAGCCAATGGGGTGTTATTTATTTACATTGAAAATGAGTCGCAAGCGAGAGAAATTTTTGATATCTTATCTGATAAGTTTTCTAAACGATTTTATATTAGATATATGAGCTTAGGAGAAATTTTTAGAAAGGTAAATGGTATTAAAAATGAATAA